The following are encoded in a window of Thermoplasma sp. Kam2015 genomic DNA:
- a CDS encoding phosphoglycerate kinase yields the protein MDEFFLMNSFDLAGKTVYLRVDINAPVNPLTGEIMGIDRFKAHVDTIRNLRNSKVVIVAHQSRPGKDDFISLRQHAQILSHVLNKKVQFVDQLFGSQVNKAVSEMSDGDILMLENARFYSEEVDLTSIESMESSNIVKNLTPLFDYFVIDAFAAIHRAQTTLVGFHRIKPNIAGNLIEKEVGMIEKFRKIKDRPKIAILGGAKIEDSIAVSENFLSNDFVDKILTGGVVANAFLWASGVDIGKKNRDFIIKNNGDYEKLLEKCRTILSKYGDRVVMPTDFVMNPSSQRISLNEKIPEDQILADIGLDTIVQYSDIIDGARAIFMNGPMGMYEIEEYSSGTREIFNAVAHSRAFKLAGGGHTLSALDKLGLTKMIDHASTGGGALISYLSGETMPVLEALKESRRLFEG from the coding sequence ATGGATGAGTTCTTTCTGATGAATTCTTTCGACCTTGCAGGAAAAACCGTATACTTGAGAGTTGATATAAATGCTCCAGTGAATCCACTTACCGGCGAGATAATGGGTATCGATCGATTCAAAGCGCATGTGGATACGATCAGAAATCTAAGAAATTCCAAGGTTGTTATTGTGGCCCATCAGAGCAGACCAGGAAAAGATGATTTTATATCGCTAAGGCAACATGCGCAGATACTTTCCCACGTGCTGAACAAGAAAGTTCAGTTTGTGGATCAGCTATTCGGCAGTCAGGTCAACAAAGCTGTATCGGAGATGTCTGATGGCGATATTCTGATGCTTGAGAATGCCAGGTTTTATTCGGAAGAGGTTGATCTGACGTCCATAGAGAGCATGGAGTCCTCAAATATAGTTAAGAATTTGACTCCACTGTTTGATTATTTTGTGATAGATGCATTCGCGGCCATACACAGAGCACAGACAACCCTGGTTGGTTTCCACAGAATAAAGCCAAACATAGCTGGTAACCTGATAGAGAAAGAGGTAGGGATGATTGAAAAGTTCAGGAAGATAAAGGATAGGCCAAAGATCGCAATACTCGGTGGCGCCAAGATCGAAGACTCAATAGCAGTCTCAGAGAACTTCCTCTCCAATGACTTTGTCGATAAGATTCTTACGGGAGGCGTTGTTGCTAATGCCTTCCTCTGGGCGTCTGGCGTTGATATAGGCAAGAAAAACAGGGATTTCATCATCAAGAACAATGGGGATTATGAAAAATTGCTGGAAAAATGCAGAACTATACTCTCAAAGTATGGAGATAGAGTGGTCATGCCAACTGATTTTGTGATGAACCCCTCCAGCCAAAGGATATCACTGAACGAAAAGATACCAGAGGATCAGATCCTTGCGGATATAGGTCTGGACACCATCGTGCAGTATTCTGACATAATAGATGGAGCAAGAGCAATATTCATGAACGGCCCTATGGGCATGTATGAAATTGAGGAGTATTCGTCTGGAACAAGGGAGATATTTAACGCTGTTGCCCATTCAAGGGCGTTCAAGCTCGCTGGCGGTGGCCACACGCTGAGCGCACTGGATAAGCTTGGTCTGACAAAGATGATCGATCATGCATCTACCGGTGGCGGTGCACTGATAAGCTATTTAAGTGGTGAAACAATGCCAGTTCTCGAGGCATTGAAGGAAAGCAGGAGACTGTTTGAGGGATGA
- a CDS encoding nucleotidyltransferase family protein — MKGLITAAGLGKRSMASKYYRKELFSVYDFRDGSVVIRPILDAVIYRMKYIGVNEIYIVLDQEDGVTKKFIEDSYPELQIIIQKERRGYGYAVYLAREYMDSPFILNAGDGMIIDPDLEKDILKRYRFGNILVSFRVEDPTKYGVVKMEEDAVVGVVEKPKVPPSNMALAALYILDPSVFNFIDTETTDSELTPAIDAMIRKGVKTDLYEITKDQWISVGQVLKYVDVVNRTYKFATDRMSSVR; from the coding sequence ATGAAAGGTCTAATAACTGCCGCTGGGCTTGGAAAACGTTCTATGGCCTCAAAATATTATCGCAAGGAACTATTCTCCGTTTACGATTTTCGGGATGGATCAGTGGTCATACGACCTATCCTGGATGCCGTGATATACAGGATGAAGTATATTGGTGTGAACGAAATATACATAGTTCTGGATCAGGAGGATGGTGTAACCAAAAAATTTATAGAGGATAGTTATCCCGAACTTCAGATCATAATTCAGAAAGAAAGGAGAGGCTACGGTTATGCTGTATATCTGGCAAGAGAGTACATGGATTCTCCATTCATACTGAATGCGGGAGACGGCATGATCATAGATCCGGATCTGGAGAAGGATATCTTGAAACGTTATAGATTCGGAAATATTCTGGTGTCGTTTAGGGTCGAGGATCCCACGAAATATGGCGTCGTAAAAATGGAGGAAGATGCGGTTGTCGGGGTAGTAGAGAAACCAAAGGTTCCACCTTCGAACATGGCACTTGCGGCCCTTTACATATTAGATCCATCGGTATTCAACTTCATAGATACAGAAACGACAGATTCTGAGTTGACGCCTGCCATCGACGCCATGATAAGGAAAGGCGTGAAGACCGATCTCTATGAGATTACTAAGGATCAATGGATAAGTGTAGGTCAGGTTCTGAAATATGTAGATGTGGTGAACAGAACATACAAGTTTGCCACGGATCGTATGTCTTCGGTCAGATGA
- a CDS encoding ABC transporter ATP-binding protein, producing the protein MVDSITVSSHENLIEIRSLRKVYSNGKVALNHIDLDIPAGITAIIGRNGAGKTTLMRILSTQLKPTSGMVRIMGLDTAKDEKRIRRLICSIPQEASPIGILTPLEQVKMYLVARGFSYSSADAEARRALAEAGLEDNMRTPADTLSGGMKRKIFVAMALASGSEIVFLDEPTTGLDPISRYDVWAAIRRLKSHVILTTHYMEEAASLSSFIVLVDSGMVISRGRLNDLLAEFSGKVRIECRDRQEDSISMGGMFIKYVDAEKAEEYVRLGCNVKGITLDDVFIKERIDLES; encoded by the coding sequence TTGGTCGATTCGATTACGGTCTCATCCCATGAGAATCTGATAGAGATACGCAGTCTGAGAAAGGTATATTCAAATGGTAAGGTGGCGCTGAACCATATAGACCTTGATATACCTGCAGGGATAACAGCCATAATAGGAAGAAATGGCGCCGGCAAGACTACGCTGATGAGAATACTCTCAACCCAGCTGAAGCCAACATCGGGTATGGTAAGGATAATGGGATTGGACACGGCAAAGGATGAAAAGCGAATCCGGAGATTGATATGCAGTATACCACAGGAAGCCTCGCCCATAGGAATACTGACACCGCTCGAACAGGTCAAGATGTATCTGGTAGCTCGCGGGTTTTCATACTCTTCGGCGGATGCTGAAGCAAGAAGGGCCCTGGCCGAAGCTGGTCTCGAAGATAACATGAGGACTCCAGCAGATACGCTCTCTGGAGGTATGAAACGCAAGATTTTCGTGGCCATGGCCCTTGCTTCGGGCAGCGAGATAGTCTTTCTGGACGAACCTACCACCGGCTTAGATCCAATATCCAGATACGATGTCTGGGCTGCAATAAGGAGGCTGAAATCGCATGTGATTCTCACAACGCACTATATGGAGGAAGCCGCCTCACTATCCTCGTTCATAGTGCTAGTGGATTCTGGCATGGTGATAAGCAGAGGTAGGCTCAACGATCTACTTGCCGAATTTTCAGGCAAGGTCAGAATAGAATGCAGAGATCGTCAGGAAGACTCCATAAGCATGGGTGGGATGTTCATAAAATACGTCGATGCTGAGAAGGCTGAGGAGTATGTCAGGTTGGGATGCAATGTGAAGGGTATAACTCTTGACGATGTCTTCATAAAGGAGAGGATAGATCTTGAATCTTAA
- a CDS encoding MarC family protein — protein sequence MNQAVEFLKVFIPLFIVIDPFGSLVLFTSMTYNFNESEKLRATKDAVFYGGIILVMFALAGEYIIYFFGISIEALEMAGGIILLLMAVEMIMEGNRPKSSGSEFVDYDIGIVPFATPMLAGPGAISLVIILMKGPIIERIFTLISIAIIFVMVYIFFKWSSIVSKFIGAKVMKAISRIFGLLLAGFAIQYFIDAIIALSILK from the coding sequence GTGAACCAGGCTGTAGAATTTCTGAAGGTATTCATACCGCTCTTCATAGTCATCGATCCATTCGGTAGTCTGGTTCTTTTCACATCCATGACATATAATTTCAATGAATCTGAGAAATTGCGCGCCACAAAGGATGCTGTCTTTTACGGTGGTATCATCCTCGTCATGTTTGCGCTGGCAGGTGAATACATAATTTACTTCTTCGGTATATCTATAGAGGCCCTTGAAATGGCAGGGGGAATCATACTGCTATTAATGGCAGTGGAGATGATAATGGAGGGTAACAGGCCAAAATCGTCTGGATCAGAATTTGTTGATTATGATATAGGAATAGTACCCTTTGCAACCCCGATGCTAGCGGGGCCAGGTGCTATATCACTTGTGATCATATTGATGAAGGGCCCGATCATCGAGAGGATATTCACCCTGATCTCCATAGCGATAATCTTTGTTATGGTTTATATATTCTTCAAATGGTCTTCGATAGTTTCGAAATTCATCGGAGCAAAGGTCATGAAGGCCATATCCCGTATCTTCGGTCTCCTGCTTGCTGGTTTTGCCATACAATACTTTATAGACGCTATCATCGCGCTATCGATACTCAAATGA
- the agl3 gene encoding UDP-sulfoquinovose synthase, with the protein MKILIMGVDGYIGFPLALRLLNRGHEVYGIDNFITRKRVANVNSDSALPILSFKERNARIKKYFGRNVKFFYGDATNPEFMYRAIEKSRPDAIVHLAEQRSAPYSMIGLKEANETMVKNITSTMNLIYAVKDIVPKAHILKLGTMGEYGTPNIDIPEGFFEIEYHGRKDMLPFPKNASSWYHWTKVHDSNNLMFANRLWNLAITDVMQGVVYGTKTKEIADTGLYTRFDIDEVYGTALNRFTAEAILGMPMTVYGKGGQTRGFLSLNDSIQCLTLALEKPPESGEYRVINQFDEKYSVGQLAEMVQDIFKREYGIVPDIGHVENPRVEREEHYYNPEHRKLEELGYRRTKNIEEEVIDAISDLSKFRERLNSLKETLMPRTFWRRSSYDYT; encoded by the coding sequence ATGAAGATACTGATAATGGGTGTTGACGGTTATATAGGTTTTCCTCTCGCACTCAGGCTTCTAAACAGAGGACATGAGGTGTACGGCATAGATAATTTCATAACAAGAAAGAGGGTAGCTAATGTAAATTCTGATTCAGCGCTCCCAATACTCTCCTTCAAGGAGAGGAACGCGAGAATAAAGAAATATTTTGGGCGAAATGTGAAGTTCTTCTATGGCGATGCCACGAATCCAGAATTCATGTACAGGGCTATAGAGAAATCGAGACCTGATGCAATAGTTCATCTCGCAGAGCAGAGATCTGCGCCATATTCTATGATTGGCTTGAAGGAAGCAAATGAAACCATGGTCAAGAACATAACAAGTACGATGAATCTCATATATGCAGTGAAGGACATCGTTCCAAAGGCGCATATACTGAAACTTGGTACCATGGGTGAGTATGGTACGCCAAATATAGATATACCGGAAGGCTTCTTCGAGATAGAATACCATGGAAGGAAAGATATGCTTCCATTCCCCAAGAACGCCAGCTCCTGGTATCACTGGACTAAGGTTCATGACTCCAATAACCTCATGTTCGCAAACAGACTCTGGAATCTTGCAATAACAGACGTGATGCAGGGCGTCGTTTATGGAACCAAGACAAAAGAAATTGCGGATACTGGCCTCTACACAAGATTCGACATCGATGAGGTCTATGGGACGGCTCTTAACAGGTTCACTGCAGAGGCGATACTAGGTATGCCCATGACCGTCTATGGAAAGGGAGGCCAGACGAGGGGATTTCTGTCGTTGAATGACAGCATCCAGTGCCTCACGCTGGCGCTAGAAAAACCGCCTGAGAGCGGTGAATACAGGGTCATCAATCAGTTTGATGAAAAATACAGCGTTGGGCAGCTTGCCGAGATGGTTCAGGATATATTCAAAAGGGAATATGGCATCGTACCGGATATTGGGCATGTGGAGAATCCCAGAGTTGAGAGGGAGGAGCACTATTACAATCCGGAGCACAGGAAACTTGAGGAGCTTGGATATAGACGTACCAAGAATATAGAAGAAGAGGTAATAGATGCCATATCTGATCTTTCAAAATTTAGAGAAAGACTGAACAGTCTCAAAGAGACACTGATGCCGAGAACATTTTGGAGAAGGTCAAGCTACGATTACACATGA
- a CDS encoding ABC transporter permease, protein MNLKFIMMFAWYYGFRAVRRGPSYLLSAMSTPLALLFLIFIISRGKLLNYALVGGFIGLISSVSLSSAGDAAFLRLQLRMQDLFVATSISPTDYMMGLTLSYLIFSIPGLFVYAFLGGIFHIFTPTGVVALIGTLIMLTLATSSVSFIVSGLIKHVRNVWGIAGILSVVMTVLPPTFYPYTIIPRPFLYALSISPATSAAVIMQGVFGLSPNMYTMIPIFIIETAVYALIGRTMIKWKSED, encoded by the coding sequence TTGAATCTTAAATTTATAATGATGTTCGCATGGTATTACGGCTTCAGAGCGGTGAGACGTGGCCCATCGTACCTTCTATCTGCAATGAGCACACCTCTTGCCCTGCTCTTTCTAATATTCATAATTTCAAGAGGAAAGCTTCTGAATTATGCTCTGGTTGGTGGGTTCATCGGTCTGATATCCTCTGTTTCACTATCAAGTGCAGGCGATGCGGCGTTCCTCAGACTACAGCTGAGGATGCAGGATCTGTTTGTGGCAACATCCATTTCACCAACAGATTACATGATGGGCCTGACGCTGAGCTATCTCATCTTTTCAATACCCGGCCTGTTTGTATACGCTTTTCTGGGGGGCATATTTCATATATTCACGCCAACAGGCGTCGTTGCACTCATCGGCACACTGATAATGCTCACCCTTGCAACGAGTTCAGTTTCTTTCATAGTATCGGGGCTAATAAAACACGTCAGAAACGTTTGGGGTATAGCCGGAATACTCTCCGTGGTTATGACCGTGCTTCCACCAACATTCTATCCTTACACCATAATCCCCAGACCATTTCTGTATGCCCTGTCCATATCACCAGCTACATCTGCGGCTGTGATCATGCAGGGTGTTTTCGGGCTTTCACCTAATATGTATACCATGATACCGATTTTCATAATAGAAACCGCAGTATACGCACTTATAGGTAGAACAATGATAAAGTGGAAATCTGAGGACTGA